Proteins encoded together in one Micromonospora auratinigra window:
- a CDS encoding glycoside hydrolase family 2 protein, whose protein sequence is MSRLALHEGWVLRAVPGPQVPPEIADRAVPATVPGVVHTDLLAAGLIPDPYLDDNENRLGWIGRTDWVYETTFAWQPGDDERVDLVCAGLDTVATVSLNGTEVGRTENQHRGYRFDVGALLRPGANTLTVRFDSPYRYAEAHRDRLGDRPNAYPEPFNFIRKTACNFGWDWGPTVVTAGIWQEIGLHGWSVARLASVRPLVTVEGDTGRVELHVELERAADEPVTVHATVADATAEVTVPAGERTGVATLTVRDPERWWPVGYGAQPRYDLDVTLRAADGRELDAWTRRIGFRSVRLDTTPDAHGTPFVLHVNDVPVFVKGVNWIPDDAFPTRVTRERLAHRFDQALGANINLLRIWGGGRYESADFYELADERGLLVQQDFLFACAAYPEEEPFRSEIEAEAREQVTRLAAHPSLVLWTGNNENIWGWHDWDWQEPLAGRSWGRGYYLDLLPAIVGELDPTRPYWPGSPWSGTEEIHPNDPAHGTMHIWDVWNDDDYTKYREYVPRFVAEFGYQAPPAYATLRRSISDERLAPDSPGMAHHQKAIDGDLKLQRGLDAHLPVPADFDDWHYLTQLNQARAIQLGVEHFRSYRPVCMGTIVWQLNDCWPVTSWAAVDGDGRRKPLWHALRRAYADRLLTVQPRDGGLALVAVNETAEAWHAPATVTRIDLAGEPRAKTSVDLDVPAYSSVVLALPAELVRPDEARRELLVAEAGDSAERALWFFAEDREIEWPAAELDATVEPVDGGQLVRVTARTVLRDLALFPDRLDGSAQVDQALVTLLPGESTTFTVRADAPLDPAALTARPVLRCVNDI, encoded by the coding sequence GTGAGTCGTCTTGCGCTGCACGAGGGTTGGGTGCTGCGGGCCGTACCCGGCCCCCAGGTGCCGCCGGAGATCGCCGACCGGGCGGTACCGGCCACCGTGCCCGGCGTCGTGCACACCGACCTGCTGGCCGCCGGCCTCATCCCCGACCCGTACCTGGACGACAACGAGAACCGGCTGGGCTGGATCGGGCGCACCGACTGGGTCTACGAGACCACCTTCGCCTGGCAGCCGGGCGACGACGAGCGGGTCGACCTGGTCTGCGCCGGCCTGGACACCGTCGCCACGGTCAGCCTCAACGGCACCGAGGTGGGCCGCACCGAGAACCAGCACCGCGGCTACCGCTTCGACGTCGGCGCGCTGCTGCGGCCGGGCGCGAACACGCTCACCGTCCGCTTCGACTCGCCGTACCGGTACGCCGAGGCGCACCGCGACCGGCTCGGTGACCGGCCCAACGCGTACCCGGAGCCGTTCAACTTCATCCGCAAGACGGCCTGCAACTTCGGCTGGGACTGGGGACCGACGGTGGTCACCGCCGGCATCTGGCAGGAGATCGGGCTGCACGGCTGGTCGGTCGCCCGGCTGGCGTCGGTCCGGCCGCTGGTCACCGTCGAGGGCGACACCGGCCGGGTGGAGCTGCACGTCGAGCTGGAGCGCGCCGCCGACGAGCCGGTCACCGTGCACGCCACGGTCGCCGACGCGACGGCCGAGGTCACCGTTCCGGCGGGGGAGCGCACCGGGGTCGCGACCCTCACCGTCCGCGACCCCGAGCGGTGGTGGCCCGTCGGGTACGGCGCGCAGCCGCGCTACGACCTCGACGTGACCCTGCGCGCCGCCGACGGCCGGGAGCTGGACGCCTGGACCCGGCGGATCGGCTTCCGCTCGGTACGCCTCGACACCACCCCCGACGCGCACGGCACCCCGTTCGTGCTGCACGTCAACGACGTGCCGGTCTTCGTCAAGGGCGTCAACTGGATCCCCGACGACGCCTTCCCGACCCGGGTCACCCGCGAGCGCCTGGCGCACCGCTTCGACCAGGCCCTCGGCGCGAACATCAACCTGCTGCGGATCTGGGGCGGCGGCCGGTACGAGTCGGCCGACTTCTACGAGCTGGCCGACGAGCGCGGCCTGCTGGTGCAGCAGGACTTCCTCTTCGCCTGCGCCGCGTACCCGGAGGAGGAGCCGTTCCGCTCCGAGATCGAGGCGGAGGCGCGCGAGCAGGTCACCCGGCTCGCCGCGCACCCGTCGCTGGTGCTCTGGACCGGCAACAACGAGAACATCTGGGGCTGGCACGACTGGGACTGGCAGGAGCCGCTCGCCGGCCGCAGCTGGGGCCGGGGCTACTACCTGGACCTGCTGCCGGCGATCGTCGGCGAGCTGGACCCGACCCGCCCGTACTGGCCGGGCAGCCCGTGGTCGGGGACCGAGGAGATCCACCCCAACGACCCGGCGCACGGCACCATGCACATCTGGGACGTCTGGAACGACGACGACTACACCAAGTACCGGGAGTACGTGCCCCGCTTCGTGGCCGAGTTCGGCTACCAGGCGCCCCCGGCGTACGCGACGCTGCGCCGGTCCATCTCCGACGAGCGGCTCGCGCCCGACTCGCCGGGCATGGCCCACCACCAGAAGGCCATCGACGGCGACCTGAAGCTCCAGCGCGGCCTCGACGCGCACCTGCCGGTGCCGGCCGACTTCGACGACTGGCACTACCTCACCCAGCTCAACCAGGCCCGGGCCATCCAGCTCGGGGTCGAGCACTTCCGCTCGTACCGGCCGGTCTGCATGGGCACCATCGTCTGGCAGCTCAACGACTGCTGGCCGGTCACCTCGTGGGCGGCGGTCGACGGCGACGGCCGACGCAAGCCGCTCTGGCACGCGCTGCGCCGCGCGTACGCCGACCGTCTGCTCACCGTGCAGCCGCGCGACGGCGGGCTGGCCCTGGTGGCGGTGAACGAGACCGCCGAGGCGTGGCACGCGCCCGCCACGGTCACCCGGATCGACCTGGCCGGGGAGCCGAGGGCGAAGACCTCGGTCGACCTCGACGTCCCGGCGTACTCCTCGGTGGTGCTGGCGCTGCCGGCGGAGCTGGTACGGCCGGACGAGGCCCGGCGTGAGCTGCTGGTCGCCGAGGCCGGCGACAGCGCCGAGCGGGCGCTCTGGTTCTTCGCCGAGGACCGGGAGATCGAGTGGCCGGCGGCCGAGCTGGACGCCACGGTCGAGCCGGTCGACGGCGGCCAGCTGGTCCGGGTGACCGCCCGGACGGTGCTGCGCGACCTGGCCCTCTTCCCCGACCGGCTGGACGGGTCCGCGCAGGTCGACCAGGCCCTGGTCACCCTGCTGCCGGGCGAGTCGACGACGTTCACCGTGCGCGCCGACGCCCCGCTCGACCCGGCGGCGCTCACCGCCCGCCCGGTGCTGCGCTGCGTCAACGACATCTGA
- a CDS encoding carbohydrate ABC transporter permease, with protein sequence MARAPQDTPAGIWTYLSLAVTLLFAAFPLYWMFVIATSDDQALAKLPPAIIPGDRFMANVNEVFSLQDVYFAASLVNSVIVSTVVTASVLFFCSLAGFAFAKLRFKGSNALMLFVVLTLTVPNQLGIVALYIVMGKLGWNGTLLAVIAPGLVTAFGVFYMRQFIVNTVPDELVESARMDGASTMRVYANIVLPAIRPALAVLGLLTFVATWNDFQWPLITLSGTDFPTSMVAVSDLASGNYVIYRRVLAGAFIATVPLLVMLFIGGRQIVRGIMEGAVKS encoded by the coding sequence ATGGCCCGGGCCCCGCAGGACACCCCGGCCGGGATCTGGACCTACCTGTCCCTCGCGGTGACCCTCCTCTTCGCGGCGTTCCCGCTGTACTGGATGTTCGTCATCGCCACCAGCGACGACCAGGCGCTGGCCAAGCTGCCGCCGGCGATCATCCCCGGCGACCGGTTCATGGCCAACGTCAACGAGGTCTTCTCCCTCCAGGACGTCTACTTCGCGGCCTCCCTGGTCAACAGCGTCATCGTCTCCACCGTGGTGACCGCCTCGGTGCTGTTCTTCTGCTCGCTGGCCGGGTTCGCCTTCGCCAAGCTGCGGTTCAAGGGCAGCAACGCGCTGATGCTCTTCGTGGTGCTCACCCTGACCGTGCCGAACCAGCTCGGCATCGTCGCGCTCTACATCGTGATGGGCAAGCTCGGCTGGAACGGCACTTTGCTGGCGGTCATCGCCCCCGGCCTGGTCACCGCGTTCGGCGTGTTCTACATGCGGCAGTTCATCGTCAACACCGTCCCGGACGAGCTGGTCGAGTCGGCCCGGATGGACGGCGCCAGCACGATGCGGGTGTACGCCAACATCGTGCTGCCGGCGATCCGTCCCGCCCTGGCGGTGCTCGGCCTGCTCACCTTCGTGGCCACCTGGAACGACTTCCAGTGGCCGCTGATCACGCTGAGCGGCACCGACTTCCCCACCTCGATGGTGGCCGTCTCGGACCTGGCCAGCGGCAACTACGTGATCTACCGGCGGGTGCTGGCCGGCGCGTTCATCGCGACCGTCCCGCTGCTGGTGATGCTCTTCATCGGTGGACGTCAGATCGTCCGCGGAATCATGGAAGGCGCGGTGAAGTCGTGA
- a CDS encoding ABC transporter substrate-binding protein encodes MRRSWTHWARAAAVGAVSLVMVAACSGKSTTGGGSDAADGQVTLKINFWGDFGLTDLKTKYEAAHPNVKIQLNSGEYNAQHEDLQKKLVAGNGAPDIAAIDEGFMVQFRSQSDKFVNLLDKGAGSYESKYLPWKWKQSLSADGKTQIGLGTDVGGLAMCYRTDLFKAAGLPTERDQVSALWPTWDKFIEVGQQYTGKTKKKFIDSGTNLFNPILGQQQVGFYNDQDQLQMDGGPKVAFDYTIKGIQAGLSANLASFQADWDKGFTSGSFAVLACPAWMLGHIKDTAPKTEGKWDIAAVPGGGGNWGGSFLTIPKQGKHVDEAYKLLEWLVQPEQQIEIFKKVGNLPSQPALYADPAIADFKNPFFNNAPVGQIFPKMAQGLTPQYLGKKNGPTRVAVENVITRVQNKSLKPDAAWGEAVKEAEKVAKS; translated from the coding sequence ATGAGACGGTCCTGGACGCACTGGGCCCGGGCGGCGGCGGTGGGTGCCGTCAGCCTGGTCATGGTCGCGGCGTGCAGCGGCAAGAGCACCACCGGCGGCGGCTCGGACGCGGCCGACGGTCAGGTCACCTTGAAGATCAATTTCTGGGGCGACTTCGGCCTGACGGACCTCAAGACCAAGTACGAGGCCGCCCACCCGAACGTCAAGATCCAGCTCAACTCGGGCGAGTACAACGCCCAGCACGAGGACCTGCAGAAGAAGCTCGTCGCCGGCAACGGCGCGCCGGACATCGCGGCGATCGACGAGGGCTTCATGGTCCAGTTCCGCAGCCAGTCCGACAAGTTCGTCAACCTGCTCGACAAGGGCGCCGGCTCGTACGAGAGCAAGTACCTGCCCTGGAAGTGGAAGCAGTCGCTGTCGGCCGACGGCAAGACCCAGATCGGCCTCGGCACCGACGTCGGCGGCCTCGCCATGTGCTACCGGACCGACCTGTTCAAGGCGGCCGGGCTGCCCACCGAGCGGGACCAGGTCTCCGCCCTCTGGCCCACCTGGGACAAGTTCATCGAGGTCGGCCAGCAGTACACCGGCAAGACCAAGAAGAAGTTCATCGACTCCGGCACCAACCTGTTCAACCCGATCCTCGGGCAGCAGCAGGTCGGCTTCTACAACGACCAGGACCAGCTCCAGATGGACGGCGGCCCGAAGGTGGCCTTCGACTACACCATCAAGGGCATCCAGGCCGGCCTCTCGGCCAACCTGGCCAGCTTCCAGGCCGACTGGGACAAGGGCTTCACCAGCGGCTCCTTCGCCGTGCTCGCCTGCCCGGCGTGGATGCTCGGCCACATCAAGGACACCGCGCCGAAGACCGAGGGCAAGTGGGACATCGCCGCGGTGCCCGGTGGCGGCGGCAACTGGGGTGGCTCGTTCCTGACCATCCCGAAGCAGGGCAAGCACGTCGACGAGGCGTACAAGCTGCTGGAGTGGCTGGTCCAGCCGGAGCAGCAGATCGAGATCTTCAAGAAGGTCGGCAACCTGCCCTCGCAGCCGGCGCTCTACGCCGACCCGGCGATCGCCGACTTCAAGAACCCGTTCTTCAACAACGCCCCGGTCGGGCAGATCTTCCCGAAGATGGCCCAGGGTCTGACCCCGCAGTACCTCGGCAAGAAGAACGGCCCGACCCGGGTCGCGGTGGAGAACGTCATCACCCGGGTGCAGAACAAGAGCCTGAAGCCGGACGCCGCCTGGGGTGAGGCGGTCAAGGAGGCCGAGAAGGTCGCCAAGTCCTGA
- a CDS encoding carbohydrate ABC transporter permease translates to MSTTRAAPAPSSHRAAPERGRSGGDRRLNWRNRLYRFDMRYMPYLMIAPFFLLFIVFGLFPLLFNAVVSLRNYRLDDPTLPYWAGAENFSKLLGDDDFWNALFNTFGIFLLSSVPQLLLALVVASLLNRKLQAQTWWRVGVLLPYVTPIVASTMVFSVFFSRDFGMANWVLGLFGIGGADDPIDWRADKLHSWIAVATMVNWKWIGYNALLYLAAMQSIPRDVYEASAIDGAGPWKQLWRITVPMIQPVVVFTVILSTIGGLQLFTEPMLFDPNAQAATGGPDGEWQTIAMLIYKVGWKDLNLGYAAAMSWALFLIILIVAGINYLVTNRLSGGRK, encoded by the coding sequence ATGTCCACCACCCGTGCCGCACCCGCGCCGTCGAGCCACCGAGCCGCGCCGGAGCGCGGCCGCTCCGGGGGCGACCGGCGACTCAACTGGCGCAACCGGCTGTACCGGTTCGACATGCGCTACATGCCGTACCTGATGATCGCGCCGTTCTTCCTGCTCTTCATCGTCTTCGGCCTCTTCCCGCTGCTGTTCAACGCGGTCGTCTCGCTGCGCAACTACCGGCTCGACGACCCGACCCTGCCGTACTGGGCGGGCGCGGAGAACTTCAGCAAGCTGCTCGGCGACGACGACTTCTGGAACGCGCTGTTCAACACCTTCGGCATCTTCCTGCTCTCCTCGGTGCCCCAGCTGCTGCTCGCGCTGGTGGTCGCCTCGCTGCTCAACCGCAAGCTCCAGGCGCAGACCTGGTGGCGGGTGGGCGTGCTGCTGCCGTACGTGACGCCGATCGTCGCCTCGACGATGGTGTTCAGCGTCTTCTTCTCCCGCGACTTCGGCATGGCCAACTGGGTGCTCGGCCTCTTCGGCATCGGCGGCGCGGACGACCCGATCGACTGGCGCGCCGACAAGCTGCACTCCTGGATCGCCGTCGCCACGATGGTCAACTGGAAGTGGATCGGCTACAACGCCCTGCTCTACCTGGCCGCCATGCAGTCCATCCCGCGCGACGTCTACGAGGCGTCGGCGATCGACGGCGCCGGCCCGTGGAAGCAGCTCTGGCGGATCACCGTGCCGATGATCCAGCCGGTGGTGGTCTTCACGGTCATCCTCTCCACCATCGGTGGCCTCCAGCTCTTCACCGAGCCGATGCTCTTCGACCCGAACGCCCAGGCCGCCACCGGCGGACCGGACGGCGAATGGCAGACCATCGCCATGCTGATCTACAAGGTCGGCTGGAAGGACCTCAACCTCGGCTACGCCGCCGCGATGTCCTGGGCCCTGTTCCTGATCATCCTGATCGTCGCCGGCATCAACTACCTGGTGACCAACCGACTCTCCGGAGGTCGCAAATGA
- a CDS encoding LacI family DNA-binding transcriptional regulator, producing MKRPTIADVARRAGVSKGAVSYALNGQPGVSETTRQRILAIAAEIGFSPSSAARALSGATAKAVGLALCRPARILGIEPFFMELISGVEAELSARSYALTLQVVADQDAEIAVYRRWWAERRVDGVFLCDLRTDDQRVPALEELQLPAVVIGGPGHTGTLASVWSDDAAALVETVEYLVALGHRRIARVGGLPSLLHTEIRTDAFTDVCRRLGLEEATTVWSDYTGEEGARSTRRLLSSANRPTAVIYDNDVMAIAGLSVAQEMGLAVPGDLSIVAWDDSPLCQLVHPPLTALGRDIPAYGAHAARQLLAVIAGEPVSGLQDETAHLTPRGSTAPPRGR from the coding sequence GTGAAGCGGCCGACCATCGCCGATGTCGCCCGGCGGGCCGGGGTCTCCAAGGGCGCGGTGTCGTACGCGCTGAACGGGCAGCCCGGTGTGTCCGAGACGACCCGCCAGCGGATCCTGGCCATCGCCGCGGAGATCGGGTTCAGCCCGAGCAGCGCCGCCCGGGCGCTCTCCGGCGCCACCGCCAAGGCGGTCGGCCTGGCCCTGTGCCGGCCCGCCCGGATACTGGGCATCGAGCCGTTCTTCATGGAGCTGATCAGCGGCGTCGAGGCCGAACTGTCCGCCCGCTCGTACGCGCTGACGCTCCAGGTGGTGGCCGACCAGGACGCCGAGATCGCGGTCTACCGCCGATGGTGGGCCGAGCGTCGGGTGGACGGCGTCTTCCTCTGCGACCTGCGCACCGACGACCAGCGGGTGCCCGCGCTGGAGGAGCTGCAACTGCCGGCCGTGGTGATCGGCGGACCGGGCCACACCGGCACGCTGGCCAGCGTCTGGTCGGACGACGCGGCGGCCCTGGTCGAGACCGTGGAGTACCTGGTCGCGCTCGGCCACCGGCGGATCGCCCGGGTCGGCGGCCTGCCGTCGCTGCTGCACACCGAGATCCGCACCGACGCGTTCACCGACGTGTGCCGCCGGCTCGGGCTGGAGGAGGCCACCACCGTCTGGTCCGACTACACCGGCGAGGAGGGCGCCCGGTCCACCCGCCGGCTGCTCAGCTCGGCCAACCGGCCCACCGCGGTCATCTACGACAACGACGTGATGGCGATCGCCGGGCTGTCGGTCGCCCAGGAGATGGGGCTCGCCGTCCCCGGCGACCTGTCCATCGTGGCCTGGGACGACTCGCCGCTCTGCCAGCTGGTGCACCCGCCGCTGACCGCGCTGGGCCGGGACATCCCGGCGTACGGCGCGCACGCCGCGCGACAGTTGCTCGCGGTGATCGCCGGGGAGCCGGTGAGCGGGTTGCAGGACGAGACCGCCCATCTCACCCCGCGCGGCAGCACCGCACCGCCCCGGGGTCGCTGA
- a CDS encoding cellulase family glycosylhydrolase encodes MRRRLAGALLALAGLLATAGAATPAVAGSRHDGGFVVRKGDRLFLDGRPFRFAGTNNYYLEYKSRPMVDDVFADAKAAGFTVLRHWGFLDIGNADDSNSVSGKSDGVYLQYWDGTKPAYNDGPDGLQRLDYVLYAARRAGIKVVVPLTNNWRDFGGMDQYVRWRGGTYHDDFYTDPVIRGWYRDWVSHVLDRVNPLTGVAYKDDPTVMAWELANEPRCKGSGVYPTSPTCSTSTLTTWADEMSRHVKAVDRRHLVGVGDEGFFCDDRAATDWTVNCGEGVDTVALASLPAVDLMGYHLYPDHWDRTADWGVTWIERHSREAEAIGKPVLLGEFGWADKATRNPVYRRWTDAVIRSGGDGFLYWILSGTQDDGSLYPDYDGYTVYCPSPVCTTLGNAADAIRGDRRPRPPVADHDTATTQAGTPVTLTPTSNDIAYAGQVRPSTVDLDPSAYGQQRVATVAGGAFALSAGGAVVFTPADGFQGKATGHYTVRDAAGRVSNVADLTVTVKPAPRDPIRLASWETGVEGWAPGSWQTDAGSVAQTASFATEGTHGLEVAATGGGWFGVTLPAPVDLSAKATLKYDLRTSPAAGTSTAIALQTGSGFAWCQSTFGWVGQGTTTTVEVDLLNQMSCDAAALADVRGVLIWVSPGTHDLDNLRAE; translated from the coding sequence ATGAGGCGAAGGCTGGCCGGCGCCCTGCTGGCCCTGGCCGGGCTGCTCGCGACGGCCGGGGCGGCAACCCCGGCCGTGGCGGGCAGCCGGCACGACGGCGGGTTCGTGGTCCGCAAGGGCGACCGGCTCTTCCTGGACGGCCGGCCGTTCCGGTTCGCCGGCACGAACAACTACTACCTGGAGTACAAGTCCCGGCCGATGGTCGACGACGTCTTCGCCGACGCGAAGGCGGCCGGGTTCACCGTGCTGCGGCACTGGGGCTTCCTGGACATCGGCAACGCCGACGACAGCAACTCGGTCTCCGGCAAGTCCGACGGGGTGTACCTCCAGTACTGGGACGGCACGAAGCCGGCGTACAACGACGGGCCGGACGGGTTGCAGCGCCTCGACTACGTGCTCTACGCCGCCCGGCGCGCCGGGATCAAGGTGGTCGTGCCGCTGACCAACAACTGGCGTGACTTCGGCGGGATGGACCAGTACGTCCGCTGGCGCGGCGGGACGTACCACGACGACTTCTACACCGACCCGGTGATCCGGGGCTGGTACCGGGACTGGGTCTCGCACGTGCTCGACCGGGTCAATCCGCTCACCGGCGTCGCGTACAAGGACGACCCGACGGTCATGGCCTGGGAGCTGGCGAACGAGCCGCGCTGCAAGGGCTCCGGCGTCTACCCGACCTCACCGACCTGCTCGACCAGCACGCTGACCACCTGGGCCGACGAGATGAGCCGGCACGTCAAGGCGGTCGACCGGCGGCACCTGGTCGGCGTCGGCGACGAGGGCTTCTTCTGCGACGACCGGGCGGCGACCGACTGGACCGTCAACTGCGGCGAAGGCGTCGACACGGTCGCGCTGGCGTCGCTGCCGGCGGTGGACCTGATGGGCTACCACCTCTACCCGGACCACTGGGACCGGACCGCCGACTGGGGCGTGACCTGGATCGAGCGGCACAGCCGGGAGGCCGAGGCGATCGGCAAGCCGGTCCTGCTCGGCGAGTTCGGCTGGGCCGACAAGGCCACCCGCAACCCGGTCTACCGGCGGTGGACCGACGCGGTGATCCGCAGCGGCGGCGACGGCTTCCTCTACTGGATCCTCTCCGGGACCCAGGACGACGGCAGCCTCTACCCGGACTACGACGGCTACACCGTCTACTGCCCGAGCCCGGTCTGCACCACCCTCGGCAACGCGGCGGACGCCATCCGCGGCGACCGCCGCCCGCGCCCACCGGTCGCCGACCACGACACCGCGACCACCCAGGCCGGCACGCCGGTCACCCTCACCCCGACGAGCAACGACATCGCGTACGCGGGACAGGTCCGACCGTCCACCGTCGACCTCGACCCGTCGGCGTACGGCCAGCAGCGGGTCGCCACCGTCGCCGGAGGCGCGTTCGCGCTGTCGGCAGGCGGGGCGGTCGTCTTCACCCCGGCCGACGGGTTCCAGGGCAAGGCGACCGGCCACTACACGGTCCGGGACGCCGCCGGCCGGGTGTCGAACGTCGCCGACCTCACGGTCACCGTCAAGCCCGCGCCGAGGGACCCGATCCGGCTCGCCTCCTGGGAGACCGGGGTGGAGGGCTGGGCGCCGGGGAGCTGGCAGACCGACGCCGGCTCGGTCGCGCAGACCGCCTCCTTCGCCACCGAGGGCACGCACGGCCTGGAGGTGGCCGCCACCGGCGGCGGCTGGTTCGGGGTGACCCTGCCGGCCCCGGTCGACCTGTCGGCCAAGGCGACGCTGAAGTACGACCTGCGCACGTCGCCGGCCGCCGGCACGTCGACGGCGATCGCCCTGCAGACCGGTTCCGGGTTCGCCTGGTGCCAGTCGACCTTCGGCTGGGTCGGTCAGGGCACCACCACCACGGTCGAGGTGGATCTGCTCAACCAGATGTCCTGCGACGCGGCGGCCCTCGCCGACGTACGGGGCGTGCTGATCTGGGTCAGCCCCGGCACCCACGACCTGGACAACCTGCGCGCCGAATAG
- a CDS encoding putative bifunctional diguanylate cyclase/phosphodiesterase encodes MPVLHPSGDQRRRPPLAVPLVSLAGALFLLAGATGLVPARAAVALAVAAGCALACVRLAWLAGTPAPDGRRARRAVLSRRVAAILDAAVLAAGLTVAVLPLLPAAQRLPVALAGLLLSTALYALALLRLPGRSRLSGAARLRRTVDALGLGVSLLFAGAVLLPPGPVPPAARLATVGGAVGLALLLVGALADRRRRPGAARCLAGAAATLVGLVLLVVLLAYPAPDRATLAVAPPLLLGALLTAAGARRAAGGERPGPGPSASTGAAWPGLTAPAGIAACAAGLHLWTVGEFTAPAMALGLAVIPPMVLREVLAAADQRRRAARLAAHEARLRALTRAAAPPGSAASPPPADASAGLADRPELLRRLVGRAGGALLVIDLLGLDDGTGVAERVLVEAARRLRAGHGPDDLVVRLTGTEFAVLTGVGPVLAYALGTRLLAALAEPYPGPDGAARLRVAIGLAETVGGDPEDVLRQAELARRRAVQLGGDRVEWYDAYLEEQLVRRLDLERELPGAVARGELDLVYQPVLALADRLPVGTEALLRWRSPVLGTVLPKELLPVAADLDLLGEVGRWVLDRACRQLAAWSEGGRELWMAVNVTPRELAAPDFVARTATALTAYEVPPERLVVEVSEPVVAADLPTVVARFAGLRSLGVRTALDDFRAEQASLAQLRRLPIDLLKVGPHLVDPAPDGQRPLIDVVANLGDRLGLEVVVEGLESAAQVAGARRAGCRYGQGFALARPATAERVEAWFEEFPSTPR; translated from the coding sequence CCGTCCTCCACCCCTCCGGCGACCAGCGTCGCCGACCGCCGCTGGCCGTTCCGCTCGTGTCGCTGGCCGGCGCGCTGTTCCTGCTCGCCGGGGCCACCGGCCTGGTCCCGGCCCGCGCCGCGGTGGCCCTCGCCGTCGCCGCCGGCTGCGCGCTGGCCTGCGTCCGGCTCGCCTGGCTCGCCGGCACCCCGGCCCCGGACGGCCGGCGGGCCCGCCGGGCCGTGCTCTCCCGCCGGGTGGCCGCGATCCTCGACGCGGCCGTCCTGGCCGCCGGCCTCACCGTCGCCGTGCTGCCACTGCTCCCGGCGGCCCAGCGGCTCCCCGTCGCGCTCGCCGGCCTGCTCCTCAGCACTGCGCTGTACGCGCTGGCCCTGCTCCGCCTGCCCGGCCGGTCCCGGCTCTCCGGCGCGGCCCGGCTGCGCCGCACCGTGGACGCGCTCGGGCTCGGCGTCAGCCTGCTCTTCGCCGGCGCGGTGCTGCTGCCACCCGGCCCGGTGCCGCCGGCCGCCCGACTGGCCACGGTGGGCGGCGCGGTCGGCCTGGCGCTGCTGCTGGTGGGCGCGCTGGCCGACCGGCGACGCCGCCCCGGCGCGGCGCGCTGCCTGGCCGGCGCGGCGGCCACCCTGGTCGGACTGGTGCTCCTGGTGGTGCTGCTCGCCTACCCCGCGCCGGACCGGGCCACCCTGGCGGTGGCCCCGCCGCTGCTGCTGGGCGCGTTGCTCACCGCCGCCGGCGCGCGCCGGGCCGCCGGTGGCGAGCGCCCCGGCCCGGGGCCGTCCGCATCCACCGGCGCGGCCTGGCCGGGGCTCACCGCCCCGGCCGGGATCGCCGCCTGCGCGGCCGGCCTGCACCTGTGGACGGTGGGCGAGTTCACCGCCCCGGCGATGGCGCTCGGGCTGGCGGTCATTCCACCGATGGTGCTGCGGGAGGTGCTCGCCGCCGCCGACCAGCGGCGTCGGGCGGCCCGGCTGGCCGCGCACGAGGCCCGGCTGCGCGCCCTCACCCGGGCCGCCGCCCCGCCGGGTTCGGCCGCGTCGCCGCCCCCCGCCGACGCGTCGGCCGGCCTGGCCGACCGGCCCGAGCTGTTGCGCCGACTGGTCGGCCGGGCGGGTGGGGCGCTGCTCGTGATCGACCTGCTCGGCCTCGACGACGGCACCGGGGTGGCCGAGCGGGTGCTGGTCGAGGCCGCCCGGCGGCTGCGCGCCGGCCACGGCCCGGACGACCTGGTGGTCCGGCTGACCGGGACCGAGTTCGCCGTCCTCACCGGGGTCGGGCCGGTGCTCGCGTACGCCCTGGGCACCCGGCTGCTGGCCGCGCTGGCCGAGCCGTACCCGGGGCCGGACGGGGCGGCCCGGCTGCGGGTGGCGATCGGGTTGGCCGAGACCGTCGGCGGCGACCCGGAGGATGTGTTGCGCCAGGCCGAGCTGGCCCGGCGGCGGGCGGTGCAGCTCGGCGGGGACCGGGTGGAGTGGTACGACGCGTACCTGGAGGAGCAGCTGGTCCGCCGGCTCGACCTGGAACGGGAGCTGCCCGGCGCGGTGGCCCGGGGCGAGCTGGACCTGGTCTACCAGCCGGTGCTGGCGCTGGCCGACCGGCTGCCGGTGGGCACCGAGGCGCTGCTGCGCTGGCGCAGCCCGGTGCTCGGCACCGTGCTGCCGAAGGAGTTGCTCCCCGTCGCGGCCGACCTGGACCTGCTCGGCGAGGTCGGGCGCTGGGTGCTGGACCGGGCCTGCCGGCAGCTCGCCGCCTGGTCCGAGGGCGGCCGGGAGCTGTGGATGGCGGTCAACGTGACCCCGCGCGAGCTGGCCGCGCCCGACTTCGTGGCCCGTACGGCGACCGCGCTGACCGCGTACGAGGTGCCGCCGGAGCGCCTGGTGGTGGAGGTGTCCGAGCCGGTGGTCGCCGCCGACCTGCCCACGGTGGTGGCCCGGTTCGCCGGGCTGCGCTCCCTGGGCGTGCGCACCGCGCTGGACGACTTCCGCGCCGAGCAGGCGTCGCTGGCGCAGCTCCGGCGGCTGCCGATCGACCTGCTCAAGGTGGGCCCGCACCTGGTCGACCCGGCGCCGGACGGGCAGCGCCCGTTGATCGACGTGGTGGCGAACCTGGGTGACCGGCTCGGCCTGGAGGTGGTGGTGGAGGGGCTGGAGTCGGCCGCCCAGGTGGCCGGGGCCCGCCGGGCCGGCTGCCGTTACGGGCAGGGCTTCGCGCTGGCCCGCCCGGCCACCGCCGAACGGGTCGAGGCCTGGTTCGAGGAGTTCCCGTCCACCCCGCGGTGA